In a genomic window of Coregonus clupeaformis isolate EN_2021a chromosome 27, ASM2061545v1, whole genome shotgun sequence:
- the LOC121541242 gene encoding palmitoyltransferase ZDHHC23-A isoform X1: protein MKWEKFKPPEPDDPMCCCECDLDPHECCCDCDDLDEACSRWLKGKPQKPDCALPVFGAVMDRLRLRLLSGDRRVEISMVPALVLLPLLLRLAALHFLLGLVILTALPGLVLWYYYTTHRKKGRTLFFLSLALFSLAYMYFLFITEILPRGDVSHLQLVTVTTGVVLTLISLVRTKRGPGFVQPSLADTDSTSTNHYQLPDKDSASQNGVDQSVVPAPPARPVEQQTQSLKAEGARCPLCKVVRPPRAGHCRICGGCVQRLDHHCIWINSCVGQANHRSFLLTLLLFLLTSLYGISLVLRSVCPQQNLLTALLYCPGVYSQYSSALCFTCAWYSSIVTAGLLNLLVLQMINISYNVTEREAQLALRKKNGQSRPCGLVVDTGVYSRGFCQNWAEFLAMGEPVDRPSSVLTDLV, encoded by the exons TCCCATGTGCTGTTGTGAGTGTGATTTGGACCCACATGAATGCTGCTGTGACTGTGACGATCTGGATGAAGCTTGCAGCAG GTGGCTGAAGGGTAAGCCTCAGAAACCTGACTGTGCGTTGCCTGTGTTTGGTGCCGTGATGGACCGGCTGAGGTTGAGACTGTTATCAGGGGACAGGCGGGTGGAGATCTCCATGGTCCCAGCTCTAGTGCTGCTTCCCCTGCTACTGCGGCTGGCAGCCCTGCACTTCCTGCTGGGCCTGGTCATTCTGACAGCCCTGCCTGGCCTGGTTCTGTGGTACTACTACACCACACACAGGAAGAAGGGCCGCACCCTCTTCTTCCTCAGCCTGGCACTCTTCTCCCTAGCCTACATGTACTTCCTCTTCATCACAGAGATCCTACCTCGTGGGGACGTAAGTCACCTGCAGCTGGTGACCGTGACTACGGGTGTGGTTCTTACTCTTATCTCTCTTGTGCGCACCAAGAGGGGGCCAGGCTTCGTGCAGCCTTCCCTGGCTGACACAGACAGCACCAGCACCAATCATTACCAACTGCCTGACAAAGACTCTGCCTCTCAGAATGGAGTGGACCAGTCGGTGGTGCCAGCCCCCCCAGCCAGACCAGTGGAACAGCAGACACAGTCCCTGAAAGCAGAGGGGGCCAGGTGTCCTCTGTGCAAAGTGGTGCGTCCCCCTCGGGCGGGACATTGCCGGATCTGTGGAGGCTGTGTCCAGCGCCTGGACCACCACTGTATCTG GATAAACAGCTGTGTGGGCCAGGCCAATCATCGCAGCTTCCTGCTGACCCTGCTCCTCTTCCTGTTGACCTCTCTGTATGGGATCAGTCTGGTGCTGCGCAGCGTGTGTCCTCAACAGAACCTGCTCACCGCCCTGCTCTACTGCCCTGGCGTCTACAGTCAGTACAG CTCAGCCCTGTGCTTCACCTGTGCCTGGTACAGCAGTATTGTCACAGCAGGCCTGCTAAACCTGCTGGTGCTGCAAATGATCAATATCAGCTACAATGTGACGGAGCGGGAGGCACAACTTGCACTGCGGAAGAAAAATGGCCAGAGTCGTCCGTGTGGCCTCGTTGTCGACACAGGGGTCTACTCACGTGGCTTCTGCCAGAACTGGGCTGAATTCCTGGCCATGGGAGAGCCTGTTGATAGACCATCCTCCGTCCTCACTGACTTGGTTTAG
- the LOC121541242 gene encoding palmitoyltransferase ZDHHC23-A isoform X2 produces the protein MKWEKFKPPEPDDPMCCCECDLDPHECCCDCDDLDEACSRWLKGKPQKPDCALPVFGAVMDRLRLRLLSGDRRVEISMVPALVLLPLLLRLAALHFLLGLVILTALPGLVLWYYYTTHRKKGRTLFFLSLALFSLAYMYFLFITEILPRGDVSHLQLVTVTTGVVLTLISLVRTKRGPGFVQPSLADTDSTSTNHYQLPDKDSASQNGVDQSVVPAPPARPVEQQTQSLKAEGARCPLCKVVRPPRAGHCRICGGCVQRLDHHCIWQDKQLCGPGQSSQLPADPAPLPVDLSVWDQSGAAQRVSSTEPAHRPALLPWRLQSVQLSPVLHLCLVQQYCHSRPAKPAGAANDQYQLQCDGAGGTTCTAEEKWPESSVWPRCRHRGLLTWLLPELG, from the exons TCCCATGTGCTGTTGTGAGTGTGATTTGGACCCACATGAATGCTGCTGTGACTGTGACGATCTGGATGAAGCTTGCAGCAG GTGGCTGAAGGGTAAGCCTCAGAAACCTGACTGTGCGTTGCCTGTGTTTGGTGCCGTGATGGACCGGCTGAGGTTGAGACTGTTATCAGGGGACAGGCGGGTGGAGATCTCCATGGTCCCAGCTCTAGTGCTGCTTCCCCTGCTACTGCGGCTGGCAGCCCTGCACTTCCTGCTGGGCCTGGTCATTCTGACAGCCCTGCCTGGCCTGGTTCTGTGGTACTACTACACCACACACAGGAAGAAGGGCCGCACCCTCTTCTTCCTCAGCCTGGCACTCTTCTCCCTAGCCTACATGTACTTCCTCTTCATCACAGAGATCCTACCTCGTGGGGACGTAAGTCACCTGCAGCTGGTGACCGTGACTACGGGTGTGGTTCTTACTCTTATCTCTCTTGTGCGCACCAAGAGGGGGCCAGGCTTCGTGCAGCCTTCCCTGGCTGACACAGACAGCACCAGCACCAATCATTACCAACTGCCTGACAAAGACTCTGCCTCTCAGAATGGAGTGGACCAGTCGGTGGTGCCAGCCCCCCCAGCCAGACCAGTGGAACAGCAGACACAGTCCCTGAAAGCAGAGGGGGCCAGGTGTCCTCTGTGCAAAGTGGTGCGTCCCCCTCGGGCGGGACATTGCCGGATCTGTGGAGGCTGTGTCCAGCGCCTGGACCACCACTGTATCTG GCAGGATAAACAGCTGTGTGGGCCAGGCCAATCATCGCAGCTTCCTGCTGACCCTGCTCCTCTTCCTGTTGACCTCTCTGTATGGGATCAGTCTGGTGCTGCGCAGCGTGTGTCCTCAACAGAACCTGCTCACCGCCCTGCTCTACTGCCCTGGCGTCTACAGTCAGTACAG CTCAGCCCTGTGCTTCACCTGTGCCTGGTACAGCAGTATTGTCACAGCAGGCCTGCTAAACCTGCTGGTGCTGCAAATGATCAATATCAGCTACAATGTGACGGAGCGGGAGGCACAACTTGCACTGCGGAAGAAAAATGGCCAGAGTCGTCCGTGTGGCCTCGTTGTCGACACAGGGGTCTACTCACGTGGCTTCTGCCAGAACTGGGCTGA